Proteins from a genomic interval of Caulobacter sp. NIBR1757:
- the paoA gene encoding aldehyde dehydrogenase iron-sulfur subunit PaoA, producing MSRREVMIAGAVTVAGAASPAAGQAASEAPASAVVGLTVNGKRHELTLDTRTSLLDALREHLNLTGTKKGCDHGQCGACTVLVEGRRINSCLTLAVMHDGEAVTTIEGLGTPGDLHPMQAAFVKHDGYQCGYCTPGQICSAVAVLEEIKAGVPSHVTADLNGRMTVTGEELRERMSGNICRCGAYSNIVEAIEDVAGVKA from the coding sequence GTGTCGAGACGCGAGGTGATGATTGCCGGCGCGGTGACGGTGGCGGGGGCGGCCTCGCCGGCCGCCGGCCAGGCCGCTTCCGAAGCGCCGGCCAGCGCGGTGGTCGGCCTGACGGTCAATGGCAAGCGGCATGAGCTGACCCTCGATACCCGCACCAGCCTGCTGGACGCCCTGCGCGAACATCTGAATCTGACCGGGACCAAGAAGGGTTGCGATCACGGCCAGTGCGGCGCCTGCACGGTCCTCGTCGAGGGGCGGCGGATCAACAGCTGCCTGACCCTGGCGGTCATGCATGACGGCGAGGCGGTCACCACCATCGAGGGCCTGGGGACGCCGGGCGACCTGCATCCGATGCAGGCGGCGTTCGTGAAACATGACGGCTACCAGTGCGGCTATTGCACGCCGGGCCAGATCTGTTCGGCGGTGGCGGTGCTGGAGGAGATCAAGGCGGGCGTACCCAGCCATGTGACGGCTGACCTGAACGGTCGGATGACGGTGACGGGCGAGGAACTGCGCGAGCGGATGAGCGGCAACATCTGTCGGTGCGGGGCCTATTCCAACATTGTCGAGGCCATCGAGGATGTGGCCGGGGTGAAGGCATGA
- the guaA gene encoding glutamine-hydrolyzing GMP synthase: protein MNHQSVLIVDFGSQVTQLIARRVRESGVYCEIHPYDKAVAALASVKPAAIILSGGPASTTEDESPAADHALFETGVPVLGICYGEQTICAQLGGKVESGHHREFGRAEIEVTKASPLFEGFAKLGQPETVWMSHGDRVTAIPPGFEVIAVSAGAPFAAIADETRKIYGVQFHPEVAHTPRGATLLRNFTHRIAGLTGDWTMAAFKDEAVARIRQQVGKGRVICGLSGGVDSSVAAVLIHEAIGDQLTCVYVDTGLMRSGESDQVVSLFRNHYNIPLIHVDASKEFLGGLAGVSDPETKRKIIGKLFIDVFDKESAKIDGAEFLAQGTLYPDVVESVSARGGPSAVIKSHHNVGGLPDYMKLKLVEPLRELFKDEVRVLGVELGLHPDFVGRHPFPGPGLAIRIPGEITPEKVTVLQQADAIYLEEIRKAGLYDKIWQAFAVLLPVKTVGVMGDARTYENVLALRAVTSTDGMTADFFEFPWEVLGRTATRIINEVRGVNRVVYDVTSKPPGTIEWE from the coding sequence ATGAACCACCAGTCCGTCCTCATCGTCGACTTCGGCAGCCAGGTGACCCAGCTCATCGCCCGCCGGGTTCGTGAGAGCGGGGTCTATTGCGAGATCCACCCGTACGACAAGGCGGTCGCCGCCCTGGCCAGCGTCAAGCCGGCGGCCATCATCCTGTCGGGCGGTCCGGCCAGCACCACCGAGGACGAGAGCCCCGCCGCCGACCACGCCCTGTTCGAGACCGGCGTGCCGGTGCTGGGCATCTGCTACGGCGAGCAGACCATCTGCGCCCAGCTGGGCGGTAAGGTGGAGAGCGGCCACCATCGCGAGTTCGGCCGGGCCGAGATCGAGGTCACCAAGGCCAGCCCCCTGTTCGAAGGCTTCGCCAAGCTCGGCCAGCCCGAGACGGTGTGGATGAGCCACGGCGACCGCGTCACCGCGATCCCGCCGGGCTTCGAGGTCATCGCCGTCAGCGCCGGCGCGCCGTTCGCTGCCATCGCCGACGAGACGCGCAAGATCTACGGCGTGCAGTTCCACCCCGAAGTGGCGCACACGCCGCGCGGCGCCACCCTGTTGCGCAACTTCACCCATCGCATCGCCGGTTTGACCGGCGACTGGACCATGGCCGCCTTCAAGGACGAGGCCGTGGCCCGCATCCGCCAGCAGGTCGGCAAGGGCCGGGTGATCTGCGGCCTGTCCGGCGGCGTCGACAGCTCGGTGGCGGCGGTGCTGATCCATGAGGCGATCGGCGACCAGCTGACCTGCGTCTATGTCGATACCGGCCTGATGCGGTCGGGCGAGAGCGACCAGGTCGTTTCGCTGTTCAGGAACCACTACAACATCCCGCTGATCCACGTTGATGCGTCGAAGGAATTCCTCGGCGGCTTGGCCGGGGTTTCCGACCCGGAGACCAAGCGCAAGATCATCGGCAAGCTGTTCATCGACGTCTTCGACAAGGAGAGCGCCAAGATCGACGGCGCCGAGTTCCTGGCCCAGGGGACCCTGTACCCGGACGTCGTCGAGAGCGTCTCGGCCCGGGGCGGCCCCAGCGCGGTGATCAAGAGCCACCACAACGTCGGCGGCTTGCCCGACTACATGAAGCTCAAGCTGGTCGAGCCGCTGCGCGAACTCTTTAAGGACGAGGTACGGGTGCTGGGCGTCGAGCTGGGCCTGCATCCGGACTTCGTCGGCCGCCACCCCTTCCCGGGGCCAGGCCTGGCCATCCGTATCCCCGGGGAAATTACCCCGGAGAAAGTCACGGTCCTGCAGCAGGCCGACGCCATCTACCTGGAGGAAATCCGCAAGGCCGGCCTCTACGACAAGATCTGGCAGGCCTTCGCCGTCCTGTTGCCGGTCAAGACCGTCGGGGTGATGGGCGATGCCCGCACCTATGAGAACGTGCTGGCGCTGCGGGCCGTGACCTCGACCGACGGCATGACCGCCGACTTCTTCGAGTTTCCATGGGAAGTGCTCGGCCGGACGGCGACGCGGATCATCAACGAGGTGCGCGGTGTGAACCGGGTGGTCTACGACGTGACGTCCAAGCCGCCTGGCACCATCGAGTGGGAATAG
- a CDS encoding RsmB/NOP family class I SAM-dependent RNA methyltransferase — protein sequence MRDGGRIAAAIQVLDDIELRHKPVRQALKTWSDGARYAGSKDRAWVSGLALDVLRRQRSLAHLMGEESNRARALAALRWIWDWDMDRLGEACADPHGPGPLTDHEIATLNAKPSLKGAKADVQGDYPDWIEASMARTFGKDRVEEGIAFAQRAPVDLRVNRLKSDAYEVLKALDDMGAEPAGILPDALRVPAPAAAERAAAVEIHPSFAMGWFEVQDLGSQMAAAVAGDVAGQRVLDYCAGGGGKTLALAAAMGNSGKIYAYDSDARRMTDIIPRATRAGVTNLELRTPLNKEPLNGLQGEMDLVFVDAPCTGSGTWRRHPDAKWRLTPDTLQRRLNEQRKVLDQASEFVRPGGRMVYVTCSFFAEENEQQVEAFLARNDAFKLRKLTLFPDFTTPQGYLRLSPRTAGTDGFFAALLDRKK from the coding sequence GTGAGGGATGGCGGACGCATCGCGGCGGCGATCCAGGTGCTGGATGATATCGAACTGCGCCACAAGCCGGTTCGGCAGGCGCTGAAGACCTGGAGCGACGGGGCCCGTTACGCGGGATCGAAGGACCGCGCCTGGGTGTCGGGCCTTGCGCTGGACGTGCTGCGTCGACAGCGCTCTCTCGCCCATCTGATGGGCGAGGAGAGCAACCGCGCCCGCGCGCTCGCGGCTCTGCGCTGGATCTGGGACTGGGACATGGACCGGCTGGGCGAAGCCTGCGCCGATCCGCATGGGCCCGGCCCGCTGACCGATCACGAGATCGCCACCCTCAACGCCAAGCCGTCCCTCAAGGGCGCCAAGGCCGATGTGCAGGGCGACTATCCCGACTGGATCGAGGCCAGCATGGCTCGCACCTTCGGCAAGGACCGCGTCGAGGAGGGCATCGCCTTTGCCCAGCGCGCGCCGGTCGATTTGCGGGTCAACCGCCTGAAGAGCGACGCATATGAGGTGCTGAAGGCGCTGGACGACATGGGCGCCGAGCCGGCCGGCATCCTGCCCGATGCGCTGCGCGTGCCGGCCCCGGCGGCGGCCGAACGGGCGGCGGCGGTGGAGATCCATCCCTCGTTCGCCATGGGTTGGTTCGAGGTCCAGGACCTGGGCAGCCAGATGGCGGCGGCCGTGGCCGGCGACGTGGCCGGCCAGAGGGTGCTCGACTACTGCGCCGGCGGCGGCGGCAAGACGCTGGCCCTTGCCGCGGCCATGGGCAACAGCGGCAAGATCTACGCCTACGACAGTGACGCGCGGCGGATGACCGACATCATCCCGCGCGCCACCCGCGCCGGGGTGACCAACCTCGAACTGCGCACGCCGCTGAACAAGGAGCCGCTCAACGGCCTGCAGGGCGAGATGGACCTGGTGTTCGTCGACGCGCCCTGTACGGGCTCCGGCACCTGGCGGCGGCATCCCGATGCGAAGTGGCGGCTGACGCCCGACACCCTGCAGCGGCGTCTGAACGAGCAGCGCAAGGTGCTTGATCAGGCTTCGGAATTCGTCAGGCCGGGCGGCCGGATGGTCTATGTCACCTGCTCCTTCTTCGCCGAGGAAAACGAGCAACAGGTCGAGGCCTTCCTGGCCCGCAACGACGCCTTCAAGCTGCGCAAGTTGACCCTGTTCCCCGACTTCACGACGCCGCAGGGCTACCTGCGCCTGTCGCCCCGCACGGCCGGCACCGACGGCTTCTTCGCAGCTCTACTGGACCGCAAAAAATGA
- the guaB gene encoding IMP dehydrogenase has protein sequence MEIREGLTFDDVLLEPGPSDVMPTQVSTETKLTREIGLNIPLVSAAMDTVTESRLAIAMAQAGGMGILHRNLTVDEQADQVRQVKRYESGMVINPLTINPTTTLSQILEIKAQRQISGFPVVEPDTGRLVGILTNRDMRFESNGTTPAAALMTVDGLVTVREGVSRAEAQELLRRHKLERLIVVDEEGRAVGLITVKDIEKAQAHPLAAKDEKGRLLVGAASTVGDAGFERSLALVDAGVDVVIIDTAHGHSSQVTAAVARLKRETNRVQIVAGNVATYDGARALIDAGADAVKVGIGPGSICTTRIVAGVGVPQLTAIEQAVKAGRDSGVPIIADGGIKSSGDLAKAIAVGASCAMMGSMFAGTDESPGEVFLYQGRSYKSYRGMGSLGAMARGSADRYFQKEVTDSQKLVPEGIEGQTPYKGPIGPVIHQMVGGLRAAMGYVGAPTIPELWDRARFVRITNAGLRESHVHDVMITREAPNYQGSN, from the coding sequence ATGGAGATTCGCGAAGGGCTCACCTTCGACGATGTTTTGCTTGAACCCGGTCCGTCGGATGTGATGCCGACCCAGGTTTCGACCGAAACAAAATTGACGCGCGAGATCGGGCTTAACATCCCGCTGGTTTCGGCCGCCATGGATACGGTGACCGAGAGCCGACTGGCCATCGCCATGGCCCAGGCCGGAGGCATGGGCATCCTGCACCGCAACCTGACGGTCGATGAACAGGCCGACCAGGTGCGGCAGGTGAAGCGGTATGAGAGCGGGATGGTCATCAACCCGCTGACCATCAACCCGACGACGACGCTGTCCCAGATCCTCGAGATCAAGGCGCAGCGGCAAATCTCGGGATTCCCGGTGGTTGAACCGGATACCGGACGCCTCGTGGGAATTCTCACCAACCGGGACATGCGGTTCGAGAGCAATGGCACGACGCCGGCGGCGGCGCTGATGACGGTTGATGGACTGGTCACGGTGCGCGAAGGCGTGTCGCGGGCCGAGGCGCAGGAGCTGTTGCGGCGTCACAAGCTGGAGCGGCTGATCGTCGTCGACGAAGAGGGTCGGGCTGTCGGCCTGATCACCGTCAAGGACATCGAGAAGGCCCAGGCCCATCCCCTGGCCGCCAAGGACGAGAAGGGCCGGCTGCTGGTCGGCGCCGCCTCGACGGTCGGCGACGCCGGGTTCGAGCGGTCGCTGGCGCTGGTCGATGCGGGCGTCGATGTGGTGATCATCGACACGGCTCACGGCCACTCCAGCCAGGTCACCGCCGCAGTGGCCCGACTGAAGCGCGAGACCAACCGGGTGCAGATCGTCGCCGGCAATGTGGCGACCTATGACGGGGCCCGCGCCCTGATCGACGCCGGGGCCGACGCTGTGAAGGTGGGCATCGGCCCGGGCTCGATCTGCACCACGCGGATCGTCGCCGGGGTGGGCGTGCCGCAACTGACCGCCATCGAACAGGCCGTGAAGGCCGGTCGCGACAGCGGCGTGCCGATCATCGCCGACGGCGGTATCAAGTCGTCGGGCGATCTGGCCAAGGCCATCGCCGTCGGGGCGTCCTGCGCCATGATGGGCTCGATGTTCGCCGGCACCGACGAGAGCCCGGGCGAGGTGTTCCTCTACCAGGGGCGCTCCTACAAGAGCTATCGCGGCATGGGCTCGCTGGGCGCCATGGCGCGCGGCTCGGCCGACCGCTACTTCCAGAAGGAAGTCACCGACTCCCAGAAGCTGGTGCCGGAAGGCATCGAGGGCCAGACGCCCTACAAGGGTCCGATCGGGCCGGTGATCCACCAGATGGTCGGGGGGCTTCGCGCCGCCATGGGCTATGTGGGGGCGCCGACCATTCCGGAGCTTTGGGATAGGGCGCGGTTCGTGCGGATTACCAACGCGGGCCTGCGCGAAAGCCATGTCCACGACGTGATGATCACCAGGGAGGCCCCGAACTACCAGGGCTCCAATTGA
- a CDS encoding RlmE family RNA methyltransferase, with the protein MSDEEPPRRRMVKPPSGGLEAGRHKPARLKTAYRRTPSQQAWLERQINDPFSAEARAKGYRSRAAFKLSEIDDKLKLIKKGTKIIDLGCAPGGWIQIALERGAGPVVGVDLLEVDPLSPATIIQMDFTDPACGPRLMELLGGQPDIVLSDMAPNTVGHRETDHIRIVGLIELAVDFAVSVLKPGGSFVAKAFQGGETAEVIGRLKKHFEKVQHIKPKASRADSSEVFLAATGFKGPSI; encoded by the coding sequence ATGAGTGATGAAGAGCCGCCGCGCCGCCGCATGGTCAAGCCGCCCTCGGGTGGGCTGGAGGCCGGCCGCCACAAGCCGGCGCGGCTGAAGACCGCCTACCGGCGCACGCCCAGCCAGCAGGCCTGGCTGGAGCGGCAGATCAACGACCCGTTTTCGGCCGAAGCCCGGGCGAAAGGCTATCGCAGCCGCGCCGCCTTCAAGCTCAGCGAGATCGACGACAAGCTGAAGCTGATCAAGAAGGGCACGAAGATCATCGACCTGGGCTGCGCGCCCGGCGGCTGGATTCAGATCGCGCTGGAGCGGGGCGCCGGTCCGGTGGTCGGCGTCGATCTGCTGGAAGTCGACCCCCTGAGCCCGGCGACCATCATCCAGATGGACTTCACCGATCCCGCCTGCGGGCCGCGCCTGATGGAACTGCTCGGCGGCCAGCCGGACATCGTGCTGTCCGACATGGCCCCCAACACCGTCGGCCACCGCGAGACCGACCACATCCGCATCGTCGGCCTGATCGAACTGGCGGTGGATTTCGCCGTCTCGGTGCTGAAGCCGGGCGGGTCGTTCGTCGCCAAGGCCTTCCAGGGCGGCGAGACGGCCGAGGTCATCGGCCGGCTGAAGAAGCATTTCGAGAAGGTGCAGCATATCAAGCCCAAGGCCAGCCGGGCCGACAGCTCGGAGGTCTTCCTGGCGGCGACGGGGTTCAAGGGGCCTTCAATTTAG
- a CDS encoding Ppx/GppA phosphatase family protein has protein sequence MSEAPSARPQPREGQRGQGGPPCYAALDLGTNNCRLLVATPTPGGFRVVEAYSRIVRLGEGLTQSGRLSEAAMERAMAALTVCAEKVRRRKCVRFRAIATQACRGAENGPEFIARVAEETGLKLQIIPPKEEAQLSVAGCVNLLDRTAEAALVVDVGGGSTELSWVDLKGEGLDLRPRQFAAWKLPIKAWLSIPIGVVTLAERFPEGEKASEAWFRSMVEAVKDILAAFPHAEPLREVFEADRAHMVGTSGAITSLAGLHLNLPRYDRNRVDGMWMTRAECETAADRLIALTPAERAAQACIGPDRADLVLAGAAILQAVQELWPCSRVRVADRGLREGILMSLMSEQRPRRRRRGGRGRRPIEAAA, from the coding sequence ATGTCGGAGGCGCCAAGCGCCCGGCCGCAGCCCCGTGAGGGCCAGCGCGGGCAGGGTGGACCGCCGTGTTACGCGGCGCTCGACCTGGGCACGAACAACTGCCGCCTGCTGGTGGCGACTCCGACGCCGGGCGGATTCCGCGTCGTCGAGGCCTATTCCCGCATTGTCAGGCTGGGCGAGGGGCTCACCCAGAGCGGCCGGCTGTCCGAGGCGGCCATGGAACGGGCCATGGCGGCCCTGACCGTCTGCGCTGAGAAGGTGCGGCGGCGAAAGTGCGTGCGGTTCCGCGCCATCGCCACCCAGGCCTGCCGCGGGGCCGAGAACGGTCCGGAATTCATCGCCCGCGTGGCCGAGGAAACCGGCCTGAAGCTGCAGATCATTCCGCCCAAGGAAGAGGCCCAGCTGTCGGTCGCCGGCTGCGTCAACCTGCTGGACCGCACCGCCGAGGCGGCGTTGGTGGTCGATGTCGGCGGCGGATCGACGGAACTCAGCTGGGTCGATCTGAAAGGGGAGGGGCTGGACCTGCGGCCCCGACAGTTCGCCGCCTGGAAGCTGCCGATCAAGGCCTGGCTATCGATCCCGATCGGGGTGGTGACTTTGGCCGAGCGTTTCCCGGAAGGGGAGAAGGCCTCCGAGGCCTGGTTCCGGTCGATGGTCGAGGCGGTGAAGGACATCCTCGCCGCCTTCCCGCACGCCGAGCCGCTGCGCGAGGTGTTCGAGGCCGACAGGGCCCATATGGTCGGTACGTCCGGGGCGATCACCAGCCTGGCCGGATTGCACCTCAACCTGCCGCGCTATGACCGCAACCGGGTCGATGGCATGTGGATGACCCGCGCCGAGTGCGAGACGGCGGCCGACCGGTTGATCGCCCTGACCCCCGCCGAGCGGGCGGCGCAGGCCTGCATTGGGCCCGACCGCGCCGACCTGGTGCTGGCCGGGGCGGCCATCCTGCAGGCGGTTCAGGAGCTGTGGCCGTGCTCCCGGGTGCGGGTCGCGGACCGCGGTTTGCGGGAAGGCATCCTGATGAGCCTGATGAGCGAACAGCGCCCGCGCCGTCGTCGTCGTGGCGGACGAGGGCGAAGGCCTATAGAAGCGGCGGCATGA
- the hspQ gene encoding heat shock protein HspQ translates to MNTQLAKFAIGQVVRHRLFPFRGVIFDVDPTFANTEEWWNSIPEEIRPRKDQPFYHLLAENDQNTYVAYVSEQNLLPDDSGEPVGHPHTALIFDGFTDGHYNMRPRVAH, encoded by the coding sequence ATGAACACTCAGCTCGCCAAATTCGCCATTGGCCAGGTGGTCCGGCATCGGCTCTTCCCGTTCCGCGGGGTGATCTTCGATGTCGATCCGACCTTCGCCAATACCGAGGAATGGTGGAATTCTATTCCCGAAGAAATCCGCCCGCGTAAGGACCAGCCGTTCTACCACCTGTTGGCCGAGAACGATCAGAACACCTACGTGGCCTATGTTTCCGAGCAGAACCTGCTGCCTGATGACAGCGGCGAGCCGGTCGGCCATCCGCACACCGCGCTGATCTTCGACGGATTCACGGACGGCCACTACAATATGCGGCCCCGGGTCGCGCACTAA
- the phhA gene encoding phenylalanine 4-monooxygenase, which produces MSADGFTAAPPPGAREDWTIDQGWADYTAEEHATWDILYERQAALLPGYACDEFLHGLEALNLHRGGIPNFEEINVELQRLTGWSVVAVPGLVPDEVFFDHLANRRFPAGQFIRKQDQLDYLQEPDIFHDVFGHVPMLTDPTFADYMEAYGKGGQRAAGLGRLHNLARLYWYTVEFGLLETPKGLRIYGAGIVSSRTESIFALDDPSPNRLGFDLVRTMRTPYRIDDFQQVYFVIPGLQALLDATLQDFAPLYAALETADDVPIDAVLATDRVFTTGTQAYAARGGRLATAG; this is translated from the coding sequence ATGAGCGCCGATGGCTTTACCGCCGCGCCGCCCCCCGGGGCGCGCGAAGACTGGACGATCGACCAGGGCTGGGCCGACTACACGGCCGAGGAACACGCGACCTGGGATATCCTCTACGAACGCCAGGCCGCCCTGCTGCCCGGCTATGCCTGTGACGAGTTCCTTCACGGGCTCGAGGCCCTGAACCTGCACCGCGGCGGCATCCCCAATTTCGAGGAAATCAACGTCGAGCTCCAGCGCCTCACCGGCTGGAGCGTCGTCGCCGTGCCGGGCCTGGTGCCCGACGAGGTCTTCTTCGACCATCTCGCCAACCGCCGCTTCCCGGCCGGCCAGTTCATCCGCAAGCAGGACCAGCTCGACTACCTGCAGGAACCGGACATCTTCCACGATGTCTTCGGCCATGTGCCGATGCTGACCGACCCGACCTTCGCCGACTACATGGAGGCCTACGGCAAGGGCGGCCAGCGGGCCGCGGGTCTGGGCCGGCTGCACAACCTCGCCCGCCTCTACTGGTACACGGTCGAGTTCGGCCTGCTTGAAACGCCCAAAGGCCTGCGCATCTACGGGGCCGGCATCGTCTCCTCGCGGACCGAAAGCATTTTCGCCCTCGACGATCCCTCGCCCAACCGGCTGGGGTTCGACCTCGTCCGGACGATGCGCACCCCCTACCGCATCGACGATTTCCAGCAGGTCTACTTCGTCATCCCCGGCCTGCAGGCGCTGCTCGACGCCACCCTGCAGGACTTCGCCCCCCTCTACGCCGCGCTCGAAACGGCGGACGACGTGCCGATCGACGCGGTCCTGGCGACGGACCGCGTCTTCACGACCGGGACCCAGGCCTACGCCGCGAGGGGCGGCCGCCTCGCCACCGCCGGCTGA
- a CDS encoding acyltransferase family protein, which produces MNSTPSLDRRHDLDWIRVGAFGLLILYHVGMFYVPWDWHVKTSRPVEWLEPVMQLTNPWRLTLLFLVSGAATRFMADKMAPRTLAGLRTVRLLPPLLFAMAVIVPPQSYYQLVENLPGFADSYLTFWGKYLTASGHWRLDGETLITPTWNHMWFVAYLFLYTMLLALLLWLAPKLFKAAEAALDRLPVWALIAVPPVVLAAYRVVLGADISHDLVDDWYNHAVSLSAFLFGFLTARSPGVKAGFEKARWLAFGLWLVSWAGWATYAWIWRGDDVAPPEALRMAMRTVWALNSWMAIVAVLGFGARHLKRGGPLLTWLTLAVFPFYIIHQTVIVVAAHHLHKLGLWQPLEALLLIAITVAGCLLTNELARRMPVLRPLFGLKSQPAVARRPPLAA; this is translated from the coding sequence GTGAATTCCACCCCATCTCTCGACCGCCGCCATGACCTCGACTGGATCCGAGTCGGAGCGTTCGGCCTGCTGATCCTCTATCACGTCGGCATGTTCTATGTGCCCTGGGACTGGCATGTGAAGACCTCGCGGCCGGTGGAATGGCTCGAGCCGGTCATGCAGCTGACCAATCCCTGGCGGCTGACCCTGCTGTTCCTGGTCTCCGGCGCGGCGACGCGGTTCATGGCCGACAAGATGGCGCCAAGGACGCTGGCGGGCTTGCGGACAGTCCGGCTGCTGCCGCCGCTGCTGTTCGCCATGGCGGTGATCGTGCCGCCGCAGTCCTACTATCAACTGGTCGAGAACCTCCCCGGGTTTGCCGACAGCTACCTGACCTTCTGGGGCAAGTACCTGACCGCCTCTGGCCACTGGCGCCTGGACGGCGAGACGCTGATCACCCCGACCTGGAACCACATGTGGTTCGTCGCCTACCTGTTCCTCTACACGATGCTGCTGGCGCTGTTGCTGTGGCTGGCGCCGAAGCTGTTCAAGGCGGCGGAGGCGGCGCTGGACCGGTTGCCGGTCTGGGCCCTGATCGCGGTTCCGCCGGTGGTGCTGGCGGCCTACCGCGTCGTGCTCGGCGCCGACATCAGCCACGACCTGGTCGACGACTGGTACAACCACGCCGTTTCGCTGAGCGCCTTCTTGTTCGGCTTCCTGACCGCCAGGTCACCGGGGGTGAAGGCCGGGTTCGAGAAGGCCCGATGGCTGGCGTTCGGCCTGTGGCTGGTCAGCTGGGCCGGCTGGGCGACCTATGCCTGGATCTGGCGCGGCGATGACGTCGCGCCCCCCGAGGCGCTGCGGATGGCCATGCGCACCGTCTGGGCGCTGAACAGCTGGATGGCGATCGTTGCGGTGCTCGGCTTCGGGGCGCGGCATCTGAAGAGGGGCGGGCCGCTGCTGACCTGGCTGACCCTGGCGGTCTTCCCCTTCTACATCATCCACCAGACGGTGATCGTTGTGGCGGCGCATCACCTTCACAAGCTGGGCCTGTGGCAGCCGCTGGAGGCGCTGCTGCTGATCGCCATCACCGTGGCCGGCTGCCTGCTGACCAACGAACTGGCGCGGCGCATGCCGGTCCTGCGGCCGCTGTTCGGGCTGAAATCTCAGCCGGCGGTGGCGAGGCGGCCGCCCCTCGCGGCGTAG
- a CDS encoding LytTR family DNA-binding domain-containing protein: MTNGDPSGTKAAERRAFWLCLVGVTLFVVALNSVNVLTFMADNPGDDATGVVIGEATSAVSGLAMIWLPWLAVRRVPLNRRPWWRTLAIHAAVLVLFSLAHVAGFVLLRQLIWAALGETYDFGNWLERWPYEFRKDAVSYSIIMLAFWLVRERIVAAAVPSPASEPATFDIRDGARIVRANLSDILAVSSAGNYAEFHLADGRKPLMRASLASLEARLGAQGFVRTHRSWLVNAARVTELKPEGSGDYAVTLGGVTAPLSRRFPEALARLRGG, encoded by the coding sequence GTGACGAACGGCGATCCATCCGGGACGAAAGCGGCCGAGCGCCGCGCCTTCTGGCTGTGCCTCGTCGGCGTGACCCTGTTCGTGGTCGCCCTCAACAGCGTCAATGTCCTCACCTTCATGGCCGACAACCCGGGCGATGATGCCACCGGCGTCGTCATCGGCGAGGCGACGAGCGCCGTCTCCGGCCTGGCGATGATCTGGCTGCCCTGGCTGGCGGTGCGCCGTGTGCCGCTTAACCGCCGGCCCTGGTGGCGGACCCTGGCCATCCACGCCGCAGTGCTGGTCCTCTTCTCCCTGGCCCACGTCGCCGGCTTCGTCCTGCTGCGCCAGCTGATCTGGGCCGCCCTCGGCGAGACCTACGATTTCGGCAACTGGCTGGAGCGCTGGCCCTACGAGTTCCGCAAGGACGCGGTGTCCTACAGCATCATCATGCTGGCCTTCTGGCTGGTCCGCGAGCGCATCGTCGCCGCCGCCGTCCCGTCGCCAGCCAGCGAACCGGCCACCTTCGACATCCGGGACGGCGCCCGGATCGTCCGCGCCAACCTGAGCGACATTCTCGCCGTCTCCTCGGCCGGCAACTACGCCGAGTTCCACCTGGCGGACGGCCGCAAGCCGCTGATGCGCGCCTCCCTGGCCAGCCTGGAGGCCAGGCTCGGCGCGCAGGGCTTCGTGCGCACCCACCGCTCCTGGCTGGTCAACGCCGCGCGGGTGACCGAGCTCAAGCCCGAAGGCAGCGGGGACTACGCCGTCA